Genomic segment of bacterium:
CCGTACTTGAGCGTCGGCCCCTCGCCGGCGACTGCCGGCAGCGCGATCGCGGCCGCCAGCGCCAGGGTCATGATCGGTCCGAGAATCCGCCGCAGTTCCATGGTCGCGTCCTTCCGTCCGGGATGGGGTGGGCGCCGCAGGGGCGCCGTCGTTCGCAGTCTCCACATGTCGATGTTCAGCATGTGATATTCCCATGAAACCGACGTTGATAACCTATTAAAATTCAGTGAAACGACGCTCACGGTACCTTCGTGTTGCTCAAATATGACGGAATTATCTATCATATATAACGGTATTACCGTGATTCTTCATGGGCTACTAGGCTGCTCTTGGGTGTCATGTTCGAGATAATGCTCAATCACTACACCGGGGGGTCGATCTTCCGAACCTGATCGGGGATCGCTCGTCCGGCGGTCGATCCCGAACCTGCCAAGGAGGATGACCCCGATGGAAGAAGTGAAATGGAGCGCCGCCCTGAGCATCGGCGTCGAAGCAGTCGACGGCCAGCATAAGCAGCTGTTCGCCATCGTCAGGGAACTCCAGGACGCCATCGTGCTGGGCAAAGGCCAGAAGCGGATGCACATGCTCCTGGAGAAGCTCATCGTCTACACTGAGACACATTTTCGGGACGAGGAAGCTTACATGGATAAGATCGGCTATCCCGCTATGGAGAGCCACCGGCACGAGCACGAGCAGCTCGTGCAGAAGGTCCGCCGCTTCCAGAGGCGCCTCGAGATGGAG
This window contains:
- a CDS encoding bacteriohemerythrin, with the protein product MEEVKWSAALSIGVEAVDGQHKQLFAIVRELQDAIVLGKGQKRMHMLLEKLIVYTETHFRDEEAYMDKIGYPAMESHRHEHEQLVQKVRRFQRRLEMERISMPVLEFLINWVGHHIMTSDQEIGRYARGLPGVE